A window from Rhea pennata isolate bPtePen1 chromosome 1, bPtePen1.pri, whole genome shotgun sequence encodes these proteins:
- the B3GALT5 gene encoding beta-1,3-galactosyltransferase 5 gives MDFKKFNMLVCLMGLSCASLWFLYISLTEFCIFCEKSQNHIIPSRTFRRSGENFSLLPETNCHKNPPFLVLLVTSSCPHVNARMAIRQTWGKERIVASKRIVTYFLLGMSVNHSEQADIVAESQKYKDIIQKNFTDTYYNLTLKTMMGIEWIHKFCYQSSFVMKTDADVFVNVFYLAELLLRKKRSTRFFTGFLKPHEYPIRKTNSKWYVSNEEYPGDTYPPFCSGTGYVLSTDVASEIYNISESIPFIKLEDVFIGLCLAKLKIRLEELHSEQTFFPERIQFSVSRFKKIVMCHEVKPSEQLSFWNDLMEP, from the coding sequence ATGGATTTCAAGAAATTCAATATGCTTGTTTGCCTCATGGGGCTCAGCTGTGCTAGCTTATGGTTTTTGTACATCAGTTTGACTGAATTCTGTATATTCTGTGAAAAGAGCCAAAATCACATAATCCCCTCACGGACTTTTAGGAGAAGCGGTGAAAACTTCTCGCTGCTCCCGGAAACCAACTGCCATAAGAATCCCCCTTTCCTCGTCCTGCTCGTGACGTCCTCGTGCCCCCATGTCAACGCCAGGATGGCCATCCGGCAAACCTGGGGCAAGGAGAGAATCGTCGCCAGCAAACGCATTGTAACATATTTCCTCCTGGGAATGTCTGTGAATCACAGTGAGCAGGCTGATATTGTTGCTGAAAGCCAAAAATACAAAGACATCATTCAAAAGAACTTCACAGACACGTACTACAATTTGACTTTGAAGACCATGATGGGAATTGAGTGGATTCACAAATTTTGTTATCAGTCCAGCTTTGTGATGAAAACTGACGCAGATGTGTTTGTCAATGTGTTTTACCTCGCTGAGCttcttctaagaaaaaagaGGAGCACGAGATTCTTCACGGGCTTTTTAAAACCGCACGAGTACCCTATCCGGAAAACAAACAGTAAGTGGTATGTGAGCAACGAAGAATATCCAGGAGACACCTACCCGCCGTTTTGTTCAGGGACTGGCTATGTTTTGTCCACTGATGTTGCTAGTGAGATCTATAACATTTCAGAGAGCATCCCATTTATTAAACTGGAGGATGTGTTCATAGGACTGTGCCTTGCCAAATTAAAAATCCGGCTGGAGGAGCTTCATTCAGAGCAGACATTTTTTCCAGAACGGATTCAGTTCTCTGTTTCTCGCTTTAAGAAAATCGTGATGTGCCATGAAGTAAAGCCATCTGAGCAGCTGAGCTTCTGGAATGACTTAATGGAGCCATAA